GAAGATTGAATGGTACAGAATTGAGTGAATAGTGAGAGACGTTGCTTAAAAGAATTCTACAGCTTTCAGATATTTCATGCGAAGTAACTTATGTTCAAACGAACACAGGTTGAAACCGATCACCCACCCGAGCACCTGTACCTCGCTTTCATGAGCTAGACTTATCTAATTGGTTTGTGATCCATCTGAGTAGGGCGTATTTTACTTTCTTTGACTTTACGTCTAGGTCTATTACATTTATACTCCACTTAGCATGAGTCATAAAGTCAGTGCCATTCTGTTTGCAACCGAGGAAGCTCTTCATGACTTCGACCGATTTACCGATGCGGATATTGCCTGTGAACTTTTCCAGCTTTTTGAATATCGTATGCTGGAAGAAACTGGTCTTCTGGAACAAGAAAAAAAATATGCAGACTTTAATGATGAATTCGATCTGAGAGAAAGAGAATTGGTTAAGCTGTCAGAACTGATTGAGAAGTTGAACTATGATAGTACACGAATGCTTCAGGAAATAATTTTTCTCTACAATGCCACCACCGTTGGTTATTTTAAAGAGGTAGTACAACTTCTAACCAATTACATTAGGCGATTGGAGGGGTTAGGTGCTAACGAAGAAATTTTATTCAACGAAATTAAGAGGAAGGCGAATGAAAAAATAGCAATCAGGTATAGAAGGGGAAGAAAAGAGGAAATAAAATATGAAATAATCCCTGATAAACCATTCCTTAAGTTTGATGAATCTATTTTAATCGACTACGTGGAATTCCTCAAGCAGCAAGTTGATCGCTTCAAAGAGTATATTTCACAATACCTTAACCGATCGCCAAAGGTTCGGTCAAAGAATATTCCACAAAGTAGTGAGGCAAAGTCAATAGGATTTACTTTAGATGAAATAGAACAGGTATTTAGAAAAGATATGTTCGATAAGTTTGTGGAAATTTGTAATCGATATACAACACCTATTATTGAAAGTGAAAAATTGGTTAGAGAGGCCCTAATTGAATTAGAAGATTCAAATTATGTCTGGATAGGGTTGAGGATAGGTAAGAAGACAAATGATATAGGAGATAGAATTATTGTCGTTGAATCCCTCGGACATTTTATCCATACGCTTATTGAAAAGCAATACATACGAAAGGGTATACCCAAAAGGAAACTGGCAAGAATATTTATATCGCATTTCCATATTAAAGCCGCACCCAAGTATTTAGCCCAAGAGATACTGCTGCAAGAACGATTCCATCCTTTTTTCTCAGACATAAATTAGTTTACACTAGACTCAGGTTCACCCGTCCCGCCTGCCAAAATTCGTAATTGGCAGGTATAGCCTGTTTCCCCTATAAGACCTCCTTATTTTTGTCCGCTGCTTTATTACACCGGTTCCGGTCAGACCTGCTGACCCACCACTTAATAAGCAGTTTTGAATAAAACAAAATACAAAACTATGGAATTCAGAAACCCGAAGGACCTAAAACCACATGAAGCGCACTCGCGCATTTACTTGCCAGGCGAAACGCTATCGCTCGAAAAAAGTATTGAACGACTTGGCAGAGTAATCAAACATCCAATTGATATTACCCCTGAAGGAGAGATACTGGCCGGGGTAAGAAGAAATCAAGCCGCCATCAATCTGGATATGACTGAGGTTCCGGTTAATGTTGTTAATCTGTCTACCATAGAGGAGATAGTGGAACACATTATCGAAGATAACCTCCAACGGGTAAAGACATGGGCGGAGGTATACAACGAAATAAGAGAAAAAAGAAAAATCTTAGGTAATCGGCAGGGAGCGCGCACGGATACCACCAAGGAAGAAAAAATTGACACCAGAAAACAGATCGCATCAGAACTCGGCATCAAGCCTAATGTAGTGCGGGTACTGGAATTGATTGGCGATCAACCGGAACACAAGTCTCTCCTGGAACGGGACACCGAACATAACACCGTTAATAAGCTCGAAACCGATTATGAAAAGCGGCTGTCGGTATCGGAAGAAGTGGTAGGTGAGGAATTTCCGATTGTTGACCTAGAGCCCCATTACTGTCCCGTATGTCATAGTTACCCACGAAGGATTATTACCGATTACGTTAACAAGTTGATGACGTACGTGGATGACAAAGAACAAGCCATTTGAATTTTCTAACTAATAAAGTATCTATATGAACACAATTAAAATATCCAACGAACAACCTGATACATCTATTGTTCCCGAAACATCAGACATATCACATCTTGATGATCCGTTCCGTAACGACCAACCTGTTAATGGAACTCCTAATCTAATAATCCCACATTCTGTATCACCAGTTTTTGATTCGGTAAGCTTGTTTACTGGAGTGGGAGGTATGGACCTTGGAGTGCATCAAGCGGGAAGTACTGATACTGGTATAATAAAAGTAAGACTGGCCGTAGATAATTGGAAAGCCTCCCAACAGAATTACCCTTTGAACTTTGAAGGAGATTTTCTGTGCAAGGACATCCTTAAGGTGCCAGGCGACGAAATACTGGAACGCGTCGGTAAAAGACAGGGTGAACTACATAATATTCATGGCGGTGCCCCATGCCCTGGATGGTCGGCCCTCAACCGAAAGAGAAACAAGGGTCATGCAAGCCTGCTTGAAACCAATCTGTTGACGTTTAAGTTCGTGTCCCTTATTTCAGAGATGCAACCGCACAGCTTTTGCATGGAGCAAGTCGACGGGATGGGTGACCAAGCTGTAATCAACGGCTTCCACGAATTGAAGATGCGGTTTAAGGATGATTTGAAGAACTATGTCATTGAAGTTAGAAAAGTTAACACTCTATCTCGGAGTGCCACAAAGAAGAACGCGATGGATATTTATTGGTTGGCGGCGCGACACTGGAGTATTACCAGTGTTTCCTAAACCGATCAAGGGTTCTCTTGCTCACTTGACCATAGGTGCTGTCGATCCAGAGATAGACTATATTGAGATAAGCGGTAGCCGGAACCTGCGCAAAGAACACACAGAATTTTTCAGTACCATACCGGCCACGGAGCACGTTATTCTTAAACTCAAAAATGGGGAAACACTCAAAATGAGCGAACGCCCCGACCTGTTAATGAAGGTGTTCGGATACCCAGAAGATTTTAACATTCATCCGGACCTTACTTTTCCCGAAATTCTACGGCTAATTGGCAACTCAGTTCCACCGCCGCTTGCGAAGGCAGTGTATACCGGGATACTCCGTCAATTACTTACCCTGAAATAAATCAGTCATCCGTGCAAATAATTCAATAACTAAAACAAATAAAAATGACAAAGACAACAACAAAATCTTCGACAAATCTCTACGACAATGTTATCTCAGGTAAAGTTTTGCCCAAAATCCATAATAGGCTGAGGCCAATGGTAAATAACGCGTATTATGATTTGTCTATATTGAACCAACTTCAGAAAAAGGTTGGTCCAGTTAGAGCCGACCAAATGACTGTACTTGTTTGGGATTATTATGATGGTTCTTGGGAAGATTACACATTAAACCCAACGACCGGTGAGGTATGGACGAAATTTCATGACGCCTACCCTCCCTCACATAAAGCCATACGGTTTGTAGGTCACGAGAAAACGGAGCTATCCATAATTTGGGTCAAAAACGTTTCATTTAAGGAACTGTATAATGTCATTGCCACCGCACTATTGAAGAAGGGTGTTAAACCATTTATCGTTCTTAGCAAGGTTGCAATCTTGACCTTACCTGAAAACGAAATAGTTGCTGTCGAAATAATAAATGCAACTCGTTCCAGTATTGGCAGAAAGAACAAACCCCAAAATAATTGTCAGATAAATAAAATTGTATCAGACGTAACTTTTGTTGAACTTCAACAAAAGTACAAGCGACAGAAATTGCAATACAACCTCACCTTGTGTTCTAAGAAGATGGTAAGGTTCAAATGCCGTGAACCGAGTTGTGTTAAATTGAATCTGACATTGCCCATTTTATTTTTTTGTATCAAACAAGGGTAACACCTATCAGTCCTCGAAGAAATATTTCTAATAATCAAACAAACTATCTTATGAATAACATATTTAACATCAATGAGTCCGAAACACTTCATCTAAATGCACAAGAACTAAATAATCTGATACTCAACTAAAATGTAAACTGGAGCGCGATATACCGCAAGAAGGTCGTATTGGAAGGGCTGGACTTCTTCCTCTTAGATAAAGACCTGGTTAAAGTATACGGAAATAACCAATCCTGCCTACTGACACCATTGCAATTGTCTGTGTATGACTG
This portion of the Bacteroidota bacterium genome encodes:
- a CDS encoding ParB N-terminal domain-containing protein; translation: MNKTKYKTMEFRNPKDLKPHEAHSRIYLPGETLSLEKSIERLGRVIKHPIDITPEGEILAGVRRNQAAINLDMTEVPVNVVNLSTIEEIVEHIIEDNLQRVKTWAEVYNEIREKRKILGNRQGARTDTTKEEKIDTRKQIASELGIKPNVVRVLELIGDQPEHKSLLERDTEHNTVNKLETDYEKRLSVSEEVVGEEFPIVDLEPHYCPVCHSYPRRIITDYVNKLMTYVDDKEQAI
- a CDS encoding DNA cytosine methyltransferase; the protein is MFPKPIKGSLAHLTIGAVDPEIDYIEISGSRNLRKEHTEFFSTIPATEHVILKLKNGETLKMSERPDLLMKVFGYPEDFNIHPDLTFPEILRLIGNSVPPPLAKAVYTGILRQLLTLK
- a CDS encoding DNA cytosine methyltransferase, translated to MNTIKISNEQPDTSIVPETSDISHLDDPFRNDQPVNGTPNLIIPHSVSPVFDSVSLFTGVGGMDLGVHQAGSTDTGIIKVRLAVDNWKASQQNYPLNFEGDFLCKDILKVPGDEILERVGKRQGELHNIHGGAPCPGWSALNRKRNKGHASLLETNLLTFKFVSLISEMQPHSFCMEQVDGMGDQAVINGFHELKMRFKDDLKNYVIEVRKVNTLSRSATKKNAMDIYWLAARHWSITSVS